AGCCTCGATAAAAGCCTTTACCAGCGCTATCCCTGAAAGGGGGGTGGCCGTGGCCGGTTTGAGGATCACCGGACATCCGGCGGCGATGGCCGGCGCCACCTTATGGGCCGCCAGGTTCAGGGGAAAGTTGAAGGGGGTGATGGCCGCCACCACCCCGATGGGGTGCCTTTCGTAATATCCCACCCGGCCCTCGCCTGACCGGCCGGCGTCAATCGGCAGGGTCTGGCCATGAATGCGCTTGGCTTCCTCGGAGATGTATTCGAGATTCTCCACGCAGCGCTCGACCTCGGCCCTGGCGTAGCGGCAGGGCTTGCCCGCTTCGCGGGCGATGGTAACCGTCAGCTGGTCCATCTGCCGGTCGATGATCCCGGCGGCAGCGCGGATGATGGCCGCCCGGCGGTGGGCCGGCAGTTCAGCCATTACTTGCTTGGCCGTTTCCGCGGCCGTTACTGCCTCATCTACTTGAGCGCTCTCGGCGGCCTGGACTTCGGCCATCGTTTCGCCGGTGTATTTGTCCCGCACCTTGAACCGTTTCCCTGAAACTCTTTGGTGCCCGGCGATGTTCAATTTATGAATAATGTTCATATCATCCAACCGTTTTTTTACATTGCCGATTTCTTCTTCGCCTTCTGCTTGGCCAGCCCCAGGATCAGCCCCAGCGCTATGGCCAGCAGGGCCGCCACCACCACCCGGAACTCCGGCGGCAGCATGTAATTCACCGATTGGACCGGAAGCCAGAACCAGATTATTGACCCGCCCACTATCCTGAACATATTGTCCCAGTCTATGTTCCGGTAGGTCTCTATCAGCGGCCACCTGGAGAATAGCTTATTGTTGTCGATCAGGGTGTCGGTGATCCGGTGGAAGGTCATGAAGGGAAAGCCGAACACCGCCTGAAAGAAGAATGATTTCCAGAAGGCGGTCAGCCAGGGAAATCCCCGGCCCGGCAGATAGCCCTGGTCCAGCAGGCCTTCGGTCCCGGCCGAGAACAGGGGAAAGGCCAGGGTCATCATAATTCCGAGCAGACCCCAGACCAGGGACCGCTGCCACAACCGGATGCCCTTGAGCTGCCATTGGCCGGAGACCACCTTCCGGCTAAGCAGTTCGCCCATGGTCCCCAGCAGAATGAACTTGGCCATGCCCATCAGGTAGGGATGGGCCCGGGTGGTCATCACGAATAATTCTCTGGTGCCGGGGATGATCAGAATGGTCAGCACCCCGCCAAGCAGCAGGACCCAGATCAAGGAAAGTAAAAGATCCAAGACACTGTTCTTCTGTTGTTCCATTCTTGATGAAGCGCTTTATATGGTAAGTTAAATCTGCGTCAATCTGTGAAATCTGTGGATACGTTATTTCAAGTCCCCGGGCAGATGAATGGCGAACTTGCAGTGCTCGTCACCGCTGATGACGGCCTCCAGCGTTTCCACCCGGACCTTGGTCTTAAAGATCCCTTCGTAGATCCCCTTGTACCACCCCGCGCTGCAGTGGCAGTATTCCTTGGGAATGCGGTTTTTTGTGGCGCGCATCAGGGGGCAGAAACAGGCCGCCATTTGTTTTTCGTAGGGCGTTGTGGCCTTGGCAAAGGCTTCCGGGTCGCGCGGATCGCGGATCTCGTAGATCACGCTGCCCTCCCGGTAGGGATGGCCGAATTTAGCCCGCTCCGCCCCCATGGCTTCCAGCACCCTATCCACGCTTTTGGTCTCGGCATACAGCTTGGCCAGAGCGTCTATCGGCCCGGTCCCGAATTCCTCGGTAAAGACGCAGGCCCGGCCCTGCATGATCTCCTCCCGGGCCGGCTGTTCCGGAACGGCCGTCTCCAGCCGCTTCATGGCTTGTTCCGACCAGACAGCGTAATCTTCCGGGCAGTCAGGGACCTGGTCATAGCCCGCTATCACGGAAGCTCCCTTGCCGGGAGCATGGCGGTCTATCTGGGCCGCCCATTTTTTCATTTTATCCGCCAGCCACGCCATTTCACATTCCTTTCAAAAGATGGTGGATCGGATCGCTTGTCCCAAAACTACCGGCCCATGGCCTTCTTCATGGTCTCGCCCATCTCGGCCGGGGTTCTGGCCACTTTGATGCCGCAGGACTTCAGAACCTTCACCTTTTCGGCATAGGTGCCCTTGCCCCCGGAGATGATGGCTCCGGCGTGGCCCATCCTCCGGCCCGGCGGCGCGGTGGCCCCGGCGATGAAGGCCGCCACCGGCTTGGGGAAGTTCTTCTTTATCCAGCGGGCGGTCTCCTCCTCCAGCGACCCTCCGATCTCGCCGATCATCAGCACCGCCTTGGTCTGCTTGTCGGCCTGGAACAGCTCCAAAGCATCGATGAAGTTGGTTCCTATCACCGGGTCGCCGCCGATGCCGATGCAGGTGCTCTGGCCGATGCCCAGCTTGGTCAGTTGATTGACCGCTTCGTAGGTCAGCGTCCCGCTGCGCGAGATCACGCCCACCGAGCCCTCCTTATGGATGGCGGCCGGCATGATGCCCACCTTGGCCTTGCCCGGCGAGATGGCTCCCGGACAGTTGGGCCCTATCAGACGGGTCTTTTTGCCCTGCAGGTAGCGCTTGACGAACATCATGTCGTTGGCCGGCACGCCCTCTGTGATGCAGATCACCAGCTCCAGCCCGGCATCCACCGCCTCCAGGATGGCGTCCCGGCAGTACAGGGCCGGAACGAAGATCATGGTGGCGTTGGCCTTCTGTTTTTCCACTGCCTCGGCCACGGTGTCGAACACTGGATATCCTTCATGAACAGTACCGCCCTTGCCCGGCACCACCCCGCCCACGAACTTGGTGCCGTATTCGGCGCATTTCAGGGAGTGAAAGGTGCCATGCTGTCCGGTGAAGCCCTGGCAGATCAACCGTGTATTTTTATCAACTAAGATTGCCATATATTCCTTTCTTTCAGTGCCTCGGACTACTTGGTTGAACTATGATTGTTCCGTTGTTTGCTGATGGGGTCCGTTTGTCACCTCAGCGCTGCCGCTGAAAAGAGGCAGCCGTTAAGAATTTGGCATTGTTTGAGCGCAGCGAGTTTGGCAAATTTAGGCTGCCGTTATGATGCTTCAAAGCAGCGGTGTAGCGACGAGCTTTTTTCTTTTTGGTTCTTTTCATTTTGGCGGCACAAAAAAGAAAAAGAACATTCATGAAAATATTTTATCCTGTAGCTGCTTCTTTGACTATCAACTGGGCCGCCTCGCCCAGCGACGCAGCCGGGATTATCTTCAGGCCTGAGCCGGCCAGTATCTTTTTTCCCTGTTCCACGTTGGTTCCGTCCAGCCGGGCCACTATCGGCACCTTCACCCCCAGGGTCTTGGAGGCCGCCACTATCCCCTCGGCGATCACGTCGCACTTCATGATCCCGCCGAAGATGTTCACCAGTATGCCCCGGACGTTGGGATCGGACAAAATTATCTTGAAAGCCTCGGTCACCTTTTCCGTCGAGGCGGAACCACCGACATCGAGAAAGTTGGCCGGGCTGCCGCCGTAATGCTTGACGATGTCCATGGTGGCCATGGCCAGGCCGGCCCCGTTCACCAGGCAGCCGATGGTCCCGTCCAGCTTGATGTAGCTGAGGTCATGTTTGGAGGCCAGCACCTCGTTGGGGTCCTCCTCGTCTATGTCCCGCAAGGCTTGTATCTCGGGGTGCCGGGCCAGGCCGTTGTCGTCGAAGGTTATTTTGGCGTCCAGCGCAAACAGCGTGTCCTCGGGCGTCCGCACCAGCGGGTTGATCTCCACCAGCGAGGCGTCCTTACTGATGAACAGCTGGTACATCCCGGACATCACTTGATTGAGCTGTTTGGCCAAAGCGCCCTTGAAGCCCAGCCGGCGGGACATCTCCGTTCCGTGGTAGGCGCGGTAACCGGACACCGGGTCGACCGCCACCTTGATGATCTTGTCCGGCGTTTCCGCCGCCACTTTTTCGATCTCCACCCCGCCCTCGGTGGAGCCGATGAAGATGTAGCTGGCGGTGGCCCGGTCGGCCAAAAAGCCCAGATAGTATTCCTTGGCGATGCGGGTGTCCTCGGCCACCATAATCCGGCGTACCAGTTTTCCCCTGGGCCCGGTCTGGGGCGTAACCAAGATCATGCCCAGAATGTTTTTTGAGTGGGTCAATGCCTCGTCCTTGGACTTGGCCAGCTTGACCCCGCCGGCCTTGCCCCTTCCGCCGGTGTGGGCCTGGGCCTTGACGATCCAGGGCGGGCCGATCAGCCGGGAGAGTTTTTGCTCCACCTCGTCAACGCTGACGGCCATGAAATCCGGTTTGACCGGGATCCCGTGGTCGCGCAAAAGTTGGCGGGCTTGGTATTCGTGAATGTTCATGTTGTTTATTAAAAGTTTTATATTAAATAGTGCATTTTATTCTCTGGTGAATAAATAGGCAATATAACCCAGGAAACACATCGGCAAGATACTTATTATAGGTATGAATAGAAATCCGATCACAGCCGTTGATGACCCTGGTGAATTTGTGTATATCGAATGCCAAATTGAAAAATGACCTATTATTGTTGCTATAAGTGTCCCAACGATTCCACCTATGCACATGGCATATGCTTTTCTTATAGATCCTTCCGAAGTGTAATAAAACAAATATGCCGTTAGAACAAGAAACGGAATTAAGCTTGTTAATTCTATAAAAAATAAATTATGCCCTTCTTTAAATTGTGAAACATATATTTCCTGAAATGCCATAAATATTCCACTTTTACCATAAACCACCTTAACATATAATAAAACTGATGGTGCCACAAGCACACCAACCATCAATGGAATAAAAGAACAAACAAGACGTTGTTTTAAATTCTTCATTTTACGCCACCCGGTTAGTTTCAACCCCCTTCTCAAAATCCGCAATATTCCTGAACGTCACTTCCAGCTTCCGTAACAGCGCCTCATGCGTTTTATATCCCAAATGCGGCGTCAGCACTGTATTCTTGGCAGTCAGCAGTGGGTTGTCTTGGCTGGGCGGCTCGCTTCCGAACACGTCCAGCCCGGCGCCGGCCAGTTTCCCGTCGTTGAGCGCCTGGGCCAAAGCCGCCTCGTCGATCAGCCCGCCCCGGGCGGTATTGATCAGATAAGCCGAGGGTTTCATTTTGGTAATCCGCTCCGCGTTCATTATATGCTTGGTCCCGGCATTAAGCGCCAGGTGCAGGGAAACAATGTCCGACTCTTTCAGCAGATCGTCCAGGCCGCAGTAGGTCCCGCCCAGTTTCTCAAACTCATCCTTCTTGGCCCGATTGTATCCCAGCACCTTGCAGCCGAAGGCGGCGAACAGTTTGGCCGCGGCCAGCCCGGTGGCCCCGGTGCCAACGATCCCCACCGTCTTGCCCCTCAGCTCCACGCCATCCGGGAAAGCAAAGAACTTCTGTTCGGTCTGGCGGGCGTGGGCGTCGCCCTTGGGAATATTACGAAGCAGTGACAGAGCAAGACCCAATGCAAGTTCTGCCACCGAGTCGGTGGAATACCCCGGCGTGTTGTAGACCGCTATCCCCTTCTCCCGGCAGGCCTCCAGGTCCACGTGGTCGTACCCGGTAAAGGAGATGGAGATCATTGACAGCGCGCAGTTCCGGATGGTCTGGCCGTCTATCGGCAGGCTGCCGGTGATCAGATACCTGGCGGCGCCCACCAGCTCGGTCAGCGGCCTGCCTTCGGCCAGCTCCGAACCCTTCCAGACCAGCGCATGCCCGGGCAGTATCTCGGCAAAGCGCTGTTGGACCATTTCTCTTGGCACACCCAGTGTCTGGATCAGTATGACCTCAGATGGTTTGTTCATTTTACCAAAGTAAAATTATGGGACACGGATTTACACGGATTACTTTGAGCAATATCTGCGGGGATCGACAATGATCTGCGGGGATCGACAATGATCAGCGGGGATCTGCGTTCCGGTTAGTTTTTGGTTTTTCTAAATTTCTTCGGCCCTTCTTCGTAAAAATCCCGGCCCCGGCAGTCCACCGCCACCACCGCCGGAAGATCCTTCACCGTCAATTTCAAGACGGCTTCGGGTCCAAGTTCGGAGAACAATACCGTTTCCGCCCTGACCACCGTTTGAGCCAGCAAGGCCGCCGCGCCGCCGGTGGCGGCAAAATACACCGCCTGGTGCTTTTTGATCGCTTTAATGACCTCGGGACTGCGGCGGCCCTTGCCGATCATGGCCTTCAGCCCGGCCTTAGCCAAGAGTAAGGGAGTGTAGACATCCATCCTTCCGCTGGTGGTGGGCCCGATGCTGCCGATCACCTTTCCCCTGGGGGACGGAGCCGGCCCGGCATAGAACAATGTCTGGCCCTTAAGATCTATGGGAAGTTTACCGCCCGCAGTTAACAGCTTATGGAACTTCTGGTGTACCGCATCCCTGGCCGTGAACAGTTCGCCCGAGATCAGCACCCGGTCGCCGCTTTTAAGCTTTTTGACTACAGCCCCGCTCAGCGGGAGAGATATTTTTTTCGCCTTCATCACAATGCCACCGTCTGGTGCCGGTGCGCGTGGCAGTTGATGTTCACCGCCACCGGCAGGCTGGACATATGGCAGGGCTCGTGCTCTATGTGCACGCTTAAACATGAGACCGTCCCGCCCAAGCCCTGCGGCCCCAGGCCCGAAGCATTGATCGCTTTCAGGATCTTTTTTTCCAGCTGGTCGTATCTCTTGTCCGGATTCGGTTTTCCCACCGGCCACATCAAAGCTTTTTTGGCCAGCAGCGCACAGCGCTCGAAATTCCCGCCGATCCCCACTCCCACCACCGTCGGGGGACAGGGGTTGGCCCCGACCTGGATCACTGTTTCGGACACAAATGTAACGACTCCCTGCTGGCCGTCCGAAGGCTTTAGCATGGCCAGCCGGCTGGTGTTCTCGGCCCCGCCGCCCTTGGGCATGTAATTTATCTCCAGCCTGCTGCCGGGAACCCGTTCGATGTGCATGATGGCCGGAACATTGCTGCCCGTGTTTTTGCGTAAAAAGACCGGATCGCCCACGCAGGAGGCTCGCAGAAAACCCTGGCGGCAGGCCTTGGCCACCCCTTTGTTTATTGCCTCATGGATCGGGCCGCCTTTTATCTCCACGTCCTTTCCCTGTTTTACGAAGAACACCGCCAGGCCTGTATCCTGGCAGATCGGCATCTTTTGTACTTTGGCAATTTTGGCGTTAAGCAGACACTGATTAAGGATGTCCCGGCCCAGCGGCGACCTTTCCAGTTTCAGGGCTTTGCCCAAAGCCTGTTCGGTGTCCCGGGGAAGAACGCAGTTGGCCTCCCGGCACATTTTCTCCACCGCAGTTGCGATGGCATTGTGTTCTATGGCCCTCATTTTACCACTCCGGCCCGAACCTTTGTCACGGCCTTTTCCAGGGCCTTTTCCAGCAGTTCCATCGGCGGTTTTTTGATGAACCCGTGTTCCATCAGGCCGTGGATCACCGCCCGGGCTTCGCTGATATCCTGTCTGGCCTTAAGATATGCTTCTTTTTTGGTCATGGAACTGCGGGCCACACCGTCCTTGACCGCCTGGGCGGCCACCTCGGCGGTCACCTTGGGGAACAGCTCCCATTCCTCCATGGAGGAGACTATGCGCTCCGGCCTAAGGCCAGAGTCTTCAGCAAATTCCGCTATGGCGTGGGCGGCGGCGATGGCCATGTTGTCTGTGATCTTGGAGGCCCTGGCCAGCAGCGCCCCTTTGAGGATCCCGGGGAATCCCAGCGAATTGTTGACCTGGTTGGGAAAATCGCCCCGCCCGGTGGCCACGATGAAGGCCCCGGCCGCCAGGGCCTGGCTGGGATAGATCTCCGGCACCGGGTTGGCGCAGGCGAAGACGATAGATTTCGAAGCCATCCCCGCTATCCATTCTGGCTTGATCACCCCCGGCCCGGATTGAGAGAGCGAGACCAGAACATCCGCCCCTTTTAGCGCATTTTCAACCTTTATATCATTTACAACCTTTGACCGTTGGCAGATCTCCCATTGCCGGTAGTATCTGGGATCGTTTTTGATGTCGAGGCGGTGCAGGCCCAGGGCGCCGTCAACGTCAAACATCACGCAGTTCTCCGGCTTCCCTCCGGCGGCCATCACCAGCCTGAAGATGGTGGTGTTGGCGGCTCCGGCCCCGTAAAACACTATTTTGACTTCGGAAATATTCTTGCCCGCCAGCTTCAGGGCGTTGATCAGCCCGGCCAGTGTCACACAACCGGTGCCCTGGGCGTCATCGTGCCACACCGGGATGCCGCATTCCTCCCGCAGGGTGTCCAGCACCTTATAACAGTTGGGCTGGGAGATGTCCTCCAGGTTGACCGCCCCGAAACTGGGCTGGGCCATCTTGACAAAGTCGATGATCTTCTGGGCGTCAGGTTTACCGTTTTGATCCCGGCTGTCCATGCACAGCGCCACCGCGTCCACCCCACCCAGGTACTTCATCAAAAAGGCCTTGCCCTCCATCACTCCCAGGCCGCCGGCCGGGCCGCAGTCGCCGTCGCCCAGCACCCGGGTGGAATCCGAGACCACCGCCACCAGGTTGCCCCGGTTGGAAAGGTCGAAGGAGGCCTGCTGGTCGTCCCGGATGGCGGTGGAGACGCCGGAGACCCCGGGGGTGTACCAGAGGTTGAACCAGTTCTTCCCGTACAGCCCGGCCTTGGGCAGGGTCGTCATCTTCCCGCCGTAAAACTTGTGAAGACCGAGGGCCAGCTCTTTAAGCAGGACAGTTTTCCCTTGGGCTATCTGCAGCTGGGTAAATCCCGCCGGAAACAATTTATCCAGATCATCCAAGCTCAGGTCAAAATCCGCCATATCCCCCTTCAATAAATAAGAGCCCCGGCCTTTGGTTATATAAAAACCTCTTCTTTTTCATGTAATGAAGAGGTTTTATAGAATTATCTACCCACGCCTTTTAATCTCTGGTTATTGGCATTGTTTTCCTATCTTCCGCCTTTGGTCTTTTTGCCGCGGGGAACAAAGGGCTCCGCCGGGCGGCTGGCCATGCCGCTGGCAACGGTGGTGCTTCTTAGGGAATTATCTGTCTTGACCGCCGTCTGCGGCCTGGGCCCTTTGGGACTTTTGCTCCTCGACTTGAAATCATTCACCGGCCGTGGAGCCGGCCTCTCCCTGGCGGGCTGGGGCTTTGGCGGAACGGGCCTGGCCTGAGGCTGCACCTTGCCGGCCGGCCGGGGCTGCGGCCCCCTGCCTTTTGGGGCTCCCCGGAATTTTCCCCGGTCGCCGCCTTCGTGACGGGGGGCGGACGGGGTTCCTCTCTGGCCGGGCTTATCTCCCGGCAAACGCGGGGCGATTATCACCCGGCGGAAGTCGGCGTTGCCCACCGCGAAGGTCTTGACGTCGGGGTTGTTCTCCAGGGTCTTGTGGACGATCTTCCTCTGGTGGGGCGGCATCGGTTCCATCTTGTGCTCCTGGCCGCTTTCCTTGACCTTGGCCGCCAGCTGCAAAGCGCGGGTTTTCAGGTCGTCGTTCTGCTTCTCCCTAAAGCCCCCGATATCCAGGCGGACCTCATATTCCGAATCACGGTAGATCTTGTTGATCAGGTATTCCATGGCGGTGATGGCCGCCCCTTGGTTGGCCTGGAGGTATTTTTCGCCCTCGAAGGAATCGATGGTGGCCACCAGAAGGTTTCCCTCCTCGTGGAAGGAACTGACCGTGCCCGGGATTTCCATCTTTTCCAGGATGCCCTCCACCAGCCGCTTGACCCTGGGCTGGGGAAGCACTTTGAGCCTGACCTTGGCCGGCTTGCCCCCGAATATTCC
The sequence above is drawn from the Candidatus Edwardsbacteria bacterium genome and encodes:
- a CDS encoding DUF6144 family protein yields the protein MKKWAAQIDRHAPGKGASVIAGYDQVPDCPEDYAVWSEQAMKRLETAVPEQPAREEIMQGRACVFTEEFGTGPIDALAKLYAETKSVDRVLEAMGAERAKFGHPYREGSVIYEIRDPRDPEAFAKATTPYEKQMAACFCPLMRATKNRIPKEYCHCSAGWYKGIYEGIFKTKVRVETLEAVISGDEHCKFAIHLPGDLK
- the sucD gene encoding succinate--CoA ligase subunit alpha gives rise to the protein MAILVDKNTRLICQGFTGQHGTFHSLKCAEYGTKFVGGVVPGKGGTVHEGYPVFDTVAEAVEKQKANATMIFVPALYCRDAILEAVDAGLELVICITEGVPANDMMFVKRYLQGKKTRLIGPNCPGAISPGKAKVGIMPAAIHKEGSVGVISRSGTLTYEAVNQLTKLGIGQSTCIGIGGDPVIGTNFIDALELFQADKQTKAVLMIGEIGGSLEEETARWIKKNFPKPVAAFIAGATAPPGRRMGHAGAIISGGKGTYAEKVKVLKSCGIKVARTPAEMGETMKKAMGR
- the sucC gene encoding ADP-forming succinate--CoA ligase subunit beta; this encodes MNIHEYQARQLLRDHGIPVKPDFMAVSVDEVEQKLSRLIGPPWIVKAQAHTGGRGKAGGVKLAKSKDEALTHSKNILGMILVTPQTGPRGKLVRRIMVAEDTRIAKEYYLGFLADRATASYIFIGSTEGGVEIEKVAAETPDKIIKVAVDPVSGYRAYHGTEMSRRLGFKGALAKQLNQVMSGMYQLFISKDASLVEINPLVRTPEDTLFALDAKITFDDNGLARHPEIQALRDIDEEDPNEVLASKHDLSYIKLDGTIGCLVNGAGLAMATMDIVKHYGGSPANFLDVGGSASTEKVTEAFKIILSDPNVRGILVNIFGGIMKCDVIAEGIVAASKTLGVKVPIVARLDGTNVEQGKKILAGSGLKIIPAASLGEAAQLIVKEAATG
- a CDS encoding NAD(P)-dependent oxidoreductase, translating into MNKPSEVILIQTLGVPREMVQQRFAEILPGHALVWKGSELAEGRPLTELVGAARYLITGSLPIDGQTIRNCALSMISISFTGYDHVDLEACREKGIAVYNTPGYSTDSVAELALGLALSLLRNIPKGDAHARQTEQKFFAFPDGVELRGKTVGIVGTGATGLAAAKLFAAFGCKVLGYNRAKKDEFEKLGGTYCGLDDLLKESDIVSLHLALNAGTKHIMNAERITKMKPSAYLINTARGGLIDEAALAQALNDGKLAGAGLDVFGSEPPSQDNPLLTAKNTVLTPHLGYKTHEALLRKLEVTFRNIADFEKGVETNRVA
- a CDS encoding FumA C-terminus/TtdB family hydratase beta subunit, with product MKAKKISLPLSGAVVKKLKSGDRVLISGELFTARDAVHQKFHKLLTAGGKLPIDLKGQTLFYAGPAPSPRGKVIGSIGPTTSGRMDVYTPLLLAKAGLKAMIGKGRRSPEVIKAIKKHQAVYFAATGGAAALLAQTVVRAETVLFSELGPEAVLKLTVKDLPAVVAVDCRGRDFYEEGPKKFRKTKN
- a CDS encoding fumarate hydratase, translated to MRAIEHNAIATAVEKMCREANCVLPRDTEQALGKALKLERSPLGRDILNQCLLNAKIAKVQKMPICQDTGLAVFFVKQGKDVEIKGGPIHEAINKGVAKACRQGFLRASCVGDPVFLRKNTGSNVPAIMHIERVPGSRLEINYMPKGGGAENTSRLAMLKPSDGQQGVVTFVSETVIQVGANPCPPTVVGVGIGGNFERCALLAKKALMWPVGKPNPDKRYDQLEKKILKAINASGLGPQGLGGTVSCLSVHIEHEPCHMSSLPVAVNINCHAHRHQTVAL
- a CDS encoding NADP-dependent malic enzyme; protein product: MADFDLSLDDLDKLFPAGFTQLQIAQGKTVLLKELALGLHKFYGGKMTTLPKAGLYGKNWFNLWYTPGVSGVSTAIRDDQQASFDLSNRGNLVAVVSDSTRVLGDGDCGPAGGLGVMEGKAFLMKYLGGVDAVALCMDSRDQNGKPDAQKIIDFVKMAQPSFGAVNLEDISQPNCYKVLDTLREECGIPVWHDDAQGTGCVTLAGLINALKLAGKNISEVKIVFYGAGAANTTIFRLVMAAGGKPENCVMFDVDGALGLHRLDIKNDPRYYRQWEICQRSKVVNDIKVENALKGADVLVSLSQSGPGVIKPEWIAGMASKSIVFACANPVPEIYPSQALAAGAFIVATGRGDFPNQVNNSLGFPGILKGALLARASKITDNMAIAAAHAIAEFAEDSGLRPERIVSSMEEWELFPKVTAEVAAQAVKDGVARSSMTKKEAYLKARQDISEARAVIHGLMEHGFIKKPPMELLEKALEKAVTKVRAGVVK
- the jag gene encoding RNA-binding cell elongation regulator Jag/EloR, which codes for MSVFIEKEAKTVEQAIDKGLIQMGIHREDVEIEIVSLGSAGFLGIFGGKPAKVRLKVLPQPRVKRLVEGILEKMEIPGTVSSFHEEGNLLVATIDSFEGEKYLQANQGAAITAMEYLINKIYRDSEYEVRLDIGGFREKQNDDLKTRALQLAAKVKESGQEHKMEPMPPHQRKIVHKTLENNPDVKTFAVGNADFRRVIIAPRLPGDKPGQRGTPSAPRHEGGDRGKFRGAPKGRGPQPRPAGKVQPQARPVPPKPQPARERPAPRPVNDFKSRSKSPKGPRPQTAVKTDNSLRSTTVASGMASRPAEPFVPRGKKTKGGR